From Columba livia isolate bColLiv1 breed racing homer chromosome 7, bColLiv1.pat.W.v2, whole genome shotgun sequence, one genomic window encodes:
- the SLC38A11 gene encoding putative sodium-coupled neutral amino acid transporter 11 isoform X3, producing MEHGGPEPLPAAAHQAETDDRTALVDKPKNKGGNGDLASAGFNIINSIIGSGIIGLPYSMKEAGFPLGVLLLFVVAYITDYSIILLIKGGNLSSTNTYQELVRKTYGLVGYLILSTLQFLYPFIVEPDNVLTDRHFVILLTTIVFTLPLSLYRDIAKLGKVSLISLILTIVILIIVMVRTVTLSPQVPKSENAWAFAKPNAVQAIGVMSFAFICNHNSFLIYGSLQEPTLKNWSRVTHVSVTLAVVISVMFAACGYMTFTGYTEGDIFENYCRGDNLATFGRFCYGVTVILTFPLECFVTREVIANVFFHGNLSTVFHIVLTVVIIAVATGVSLVYDCLGIVLELNGVLSATPLVFIIPTACYLRLSKERWTHSDSLISCLILAVGVLVMTVGFVLTVLHPQECSHGKEMFYCFPSNDSFPNSTFPP from the exons ATGGAGCACGGTGGGCCGGAGCCGCTGCCGGCCGCTGCTCACCAG GCAGAAACAGATGACCGAACAGCCCTCGTTGATAAGCCCAAGAATAAAGGAGGAAATGGTGATCTGGCATCAGCTGGCTTTAACATTATCAACTCCATCATAGGATCAGGCATTATAG GATTGCCATATTCAATGAAGGAAGCCGGTTTTCCGCTAGGAGTACTGCTTTTATTTGTGGTTGCCTATATCACAG ATTATTCCATTATATTACTGATTAAAGGAGGAAACCTCTCCAGTACCAACACCTATCAAGAGCTGGTCAGAAAAACATATGGTCTTGTAGGTTATCTGATTCTTTCAACTCTTCAATTTTTATATCCGTTTATTG ttgAACCAGATAACGTGCTTACTGATCGTCACTTCGTAATTCTTCTTACCACCATCGTCTTTACCTTGCCTCTATCTTTATATCGCGACATAGCAAAACTGGGAAAG GTATCTCTTATTTCTCTGATTTTAACCATTGTCATACTGATTATTGTGATGGTGAGAACAGTAACACTGAGTCCACAAGT ACCTAAATCAGAAAATGCGTGGGCATTTGCAAAACCAAATGCAGTACAAGCCATTGGGGTGATGTCATTTg CATTCATCTGCAACCATAACAGCTTTTTAATATATGGGTCTCTGCAAGAACCCACATTAAAGAACTGGTCTCGAGTCACACATGTGTCTGTCACACTCGCTGTTGTTATCAGTGTCATGTTTGCTGCGTGTGGATATATGACTTTCACAGGATACACAGAAG GAGATATATTTGAAAACTACTGTAGAGGTGACAACCTTGCTACATTTGGAAGGTTTTGTTATGGAGTTACTGTAATTCTGACCTTCCCCCTTGAATGTTTTGTGACAAGAGAG GTGATTGCCAATGTGTTTTTTCATGGGAACCTCTCAACAGTTTTCCATATTGTTCTGACAGTGGTTATCATTGCTGTGGCGACGGGTGTATCACTAGTGTATGATTGCCTTGGAATAGTTTTAGAGCTGAAT GGAGTTCTGAGTGCTACCCCACTTGTTTTTATCATCCCAACAGCGTGTTATCTAAGGCTGTCCAAAGAGCGATGGACCCATTCAGACAGCCTCATATCCTGCCTGATTCTTGCTGTCGGTGTGCTAGTGATGacagttgggtttgttttgacTGTCTTGCATCCCCAGGAATGTAGCCATGGAAAAGAAATGTTCTACTGCTTCCCTAGCAATGATTCTTTTCCCAACAGTACATTTCCACCATAG
- the SLC38A11 gene encoding putative sodium-coupled neutral amino acid transporter 11 isoform X5 produces MEHGGPEPLPAAAHQAETDDRTALVDKPKNKGGNGDLASAGFNIINSIIGSGIIGLPYSMKEAGFPLGVLLLFVVAYITDYSIILLIKGGNLSSTNTYQELVRKTYGLVGYLILSTLQFLYPFIAMISYNIITGDTLTKVFQRIPGVEPDNVLTDRHFVILLTTIVFTLPLSLYRDIAKLGKVSLISLILTIVILIIVMVRTVTLSPQVPKSENAWAFAKPNAVQAIGVMSFAFICNHNSFLIYGSLQEPTLKNWSRVTHVSVTLAVVISVMFAACGYMTFTGYTEGDIFENYCRGDNLATFGRFCYGVTVILTFPLECFVTREVIANVFFHGNLSTVFHIVLTVVIIAVATGVSLVYDCLGIVLELNLLGEDSPHSGCKKEL; encoded by the exons ATGGAGCACGGTGGGCCGGAGCCGCTGCCGGCCGCTGCTCACCAG GCAGAAACAGATGACCGAACAGCCCTCGTTGATAAGCCCAAGAATAAAGGAGGAAATGGTGATCTGGCATCAGCTGGCTTTAACATTATCAACTCCATCATAGGATCAGGCATTATAG GATTGCCATATTCAATGAAGGAAGCCGGTTTTCCGCTAGGAGTACTGCTTTTATTTGTGGTTGCCTATATCACAG ATTATTCCATTATATTACTGATTAAAGGAGGAAACCTCTCCAGTACCAACACCTATCAAGAGCTGGTCAGAAAAACATATGGTCTTGTAGGTTATCTGATTCTTTCAACTCTTCAATTTTTATATCCGTTTATTG ctATGATCAGTTACAACATAATAACAGGAGATACTTTAACTAAAGTTTTTCAGAGAATTCCTGGAG ttgAACCAGATAACGTGCTTACTGATCGTCACTTCGTAATTCTTCTTACCACCATCGTCTTTACCTTGCCTCTATCTTTATATCGCGACATAGCAAAACTGGGAAAG GTATCTCTTATTTCTCTGATTTTAACCATTGTCATACTGATTATTGTGATGGTGAGAACAGTAACACTGAGTCCACAAGT ACCTAAATCAGAAAATGCGTGGGCATTTGCAAAACCAAATGCAGTACAAGCCATTGGGGTGATGTCATTTg CATTCATCTGCAACCATAACAGCTTTTTAATATATGGGTCTCTGCAAGAACCCACATTAAAGAACTGGTCTCGAGTCACACATGTGTCTGTCACACTCGCTGTTGTTATCAGTGTCATGTTTGCTGCGTGTGGATATATGACTTTCACAGGATACACAGAAG GAGATATATTTGAAAACTACTGTAGAGGTGACAACCTTGCTACATTTGGAAGGTTTTGTTATGGAGTTACTGTAATTCTGACCTTCCCCCTTGAATGTTTTGTGACAAGAGAG GTGATTGCCAATGTGTTTTTTCATGGGAACCTCTCAACAGTTTTCCATATTGTTCTGACAGTGGTTATCATTGCTGTGGCGACGGGTGTATCACTAGTGTATGATTGCCTTGGAATAGTTTTAGAGCTGAAT
- the SLC38A11 gene encoding putative sodium-coupled neutral amino acid transporter 11 isoform X2, with product MAETDDRTALVDKPKNKGGNGDLASAGFNIINSIIGSGIIGLPYSMKEAGFPLGVLLLFVVAYITDYSIILLIKGGNLSSTNTYQELVRKTYGLVGYLILSTLQFLYPFIAMISYNIITGDTLTKVFQRIPGVEPDNVLTDRHFVILLTTIVFTLPLSLYRDIAKLGKVSLISLILTIVILIIVMVRTVTLSPQVPKSENAWAFAKPNAVQAIGVMSFAFICNHNSFLIYGSLQEPTLKNWSRVTHVSVTLAVVISVMFAACGYMTFTGYTEGDIFENYCRGDNLATFGRFCYGVTVILTFPLECFVTREVIANVFFHGNLSTVFHIVLTVVIIAVATGVSLVYDCLGIVLELNGVLSATPLVFIIPTACYLRLSKERWTHSDSLISCLILAVGVLVMTVGFVLTVLHPQECSHGKEMFYCFPSNDSFPNSTFPP from the exons atg GCAGAAACAGATGACCGAACAGCCCTCGTTGATAAGCCCAAGAATAAAGGAGGAAATGGTGATCTGGCATCAGCTGGCTTTAACATTATCAACTCCATCATAGGATCAGGCATTATAG GATTGCCATATTCAATGAAGGAAGCCGGTTTTCCGCTAGGAGTACTGCTTTTATTTGTGGTTGCCTATATCACAG ATTATTCCATTATATTACTGATTAAAGGAGGAAACCTCTCCAGTACCAACACCTATCAAGAGCTGGTCAGAAAAACATATGGTCTTGTAGGTTATCTGATTCTTTCAACTCTTCAATTTTTATATCCGTTTATTG ctATGATCAGTTACAACATAATAACAGGAGATACTTTAACTAAAGTTTTTCAGAGAATTCCTGGAG ttgAACCAGATAACGTGCTTACTGATCGTCACTTCGTAATTCTTCTTACCACCATCGTCTTTACCTTGCCTCTATCTTTATATCGCGACATAGCAAAACTGGGAAAG GTATCTCTTATTTCTCTGATTTTAACCATTGTCATACTGATTATTGTGATGGTGAGAACAGTAACACTGAGTCCACAAGT ACCTAAATCAGAAAATGCGTGGGCATTTGCAAAACCAAATGCAGTACAAGCCATTGGGGTGATGTCATTTg CATTCATCTGCAACCATAACAGCTTTTTAATATATGGGTCTCTGCAAGAACCCACATTAAAGAACTGGTCTCGAGTCACACATGTGTCTGTCACACTCGCTGTTGTTATCAGTGTCATGTTTGCTGCGTGTGGATATATGACTTTCACAGGATACACAGAAG GAGATATATTTGAAAACTACTGTAGAGGTGACAACCTTGCTACATTTGGAAGGTTTTGTTATGGAGTTACTGTAATTCTGACCTTCCCCCTTGAATGTTTTGTGACAAGAGAG GTGATTGCCAATGTGTTTTTTCATGGGAACCTCTCAACAGTTTTCCATATTGTTCTGACAGTGGTTATCATTGCTGTGGCGACGGGTGTATCACTAGTGTATGATTGCCTTGGAATAGTTTTAGAGCTGAAT GGAGTTCTGAGTGCTACCCCACTTGTTTTTATCATCCCAACAGCGTGTTATCTAAGGCTGTCCAAAGAGCGATGGACCCATTCAGACAGCCTCATATCCTGCCTGATTCTTGCTGTCGGTGTGCTAGTGATGacagttgggtttgttttgacTGTCTTGCATCCCCAGGAATGTAGCCATGGAAAAGAAATGTTCTACTGCTTCCCTAGCAATGATTCTTTTCCCAACAGTACATTTCCACCATAG
- the SLC38A11 gene encoding putative sodium-coupled neutral amino acid transporter 11 isoform X4, whose product MEHGGPEPLPAAAHQAETDDRTALVDKPKNKGGNGDLASAGFNIINSIIGSGIIGLPYSMKEAGFPLGVLLLFVVAYITDYSIILLIKGGNLSSTNTYQELVRKTYGLVGYLILSTLQFLYPFIAMISYNIITGDTLTKVFQRIPGVEPDNVLTDRHFVILLTTIVFTLPLSLYRDIAKLGKVSLISLILTIVILIIVMVRTVTLSPQVPKSENAWAFAKPNAVQAIGVMSFAFICNHNSFLIYGSLQEPTLKNWSRVTHVSVTLAVVISVMFAACGYMTFTGYTEGDIFENYCRGDNLATFGRFCYGVTVILTFPLECFVTREVIANVFFHGNLSTVFHIVLTVVIIAVATGVSLVYDCLGIVLELNRESDSTAVHICWMLERLLSLGIHQ is encoded by the exons ATGGAGCACGGTGGGCCGGAGCCGCTGCCGGCCGCTGCTCACCAG GCAGAAACAGATGACCGAACAGCCCTCGTTGATAAGCCCAAGAATAAAGGAGGAAATGGTGATCTGGCATCAGCTGGCTTTAACATTATCAACTCCATCATAGGATCAGGCATTATAG GATTGCCATATTCAATGAAGGAAGCCGGTTTTCCGCTAGGAGTACTGCTTTTATTTGTGGTTGCCTATATCACAG ATTATTCCATTATATTACTGATTAAAGGAGGAAACCTCTCCAGTACCAACACCTATCAAGAGCTGGTCAGAAAAACATATGGTCTTGTAGGTTATCTGATTCTTTCAACTCTTCAATTTTTATATCCGTTTATTG ctATGATCAGTTACAACATAATAACAGGAGATACTTTAACTAAAGTTTTTCAGAGAATTCCTGGAG ttgAACCAGATAACGTGCTTACTGATCGTCACTTCGTAATTCTTCTTACCACCATCGTCTTTACCTTGCCTCTATCTTTATATCGCGACATAGCAAAACTGGGAAAG GTATCTCTTATTTCTCTGATTTTAACCATTGTCATACTGATTATTGTGATGGTGAGAACAGTAACACTGAGTCCACAAGT ACCTAAATCAGAAAATGCGTGGGCATTTGCAAAACCAAATGCAGTACAAGCCATTGGGGTGATGTCATTTg CATTCATCTGCAACCATAACAGCTTTTTAATATATGGGTCTCTGCAAGAACCCACATTAAAGAACTGGTCTCGAGTCACACATGTGTCTGTCACACTCGCTGTTGTTATCAGTGTCATGTTTGCTGCGTGTGGATATATGACTTTCACAGGATACACAGAAG GAGATATATTTGAAAACTACTGTAGAGGTGACAACCTTGCTACATTTGGAAGGTTTTGTTATGGAGTTACTGTAATTCTGACCTTCCCCCTTGAATGTTTTGTGACAAGAGAG GTGATTGCCAATGTGTTTTTTCATGGGAACCTCTCAACAGTTTTCCATATTGTTCTGACAGTGGTTATCATTGCTGTGGCGACGGGTGTATCACTAGTGTATGATTGCCTTGGAATAGTTTTAGAGCTGAAT agaGAATCTGACAGTACAGCTGTACATATCTGTTGGATGTTAGAAAGATTGCTCAGTCTTGGTATCCACCAGTAG
- the SLC38A11 gene encoding putative sodium-coupled neutral amino acid transporter 11 isoform X1, whose amino-acid sequence MEHGGPEPLPAAAHQAETDDRTALVDKPKNKGGNGDLASAGFNIINSIIGSGIIGLPYSMKEAGFPLGVLLLFVVAYITDYSIILLIKGGNLSSTNTYQELVRKTYGLVGYLILSTLQFLYPFIAMISYNIITGDTLTKVFQRIPGVEPDNVLTDRHFVILLTTIVFTLPLSLYRDIAKLGKVSLISLILTIVILIIVMVRTVTLSPQVPKSENAWAFAKPNAVQAIGVMSFAFICNHNSFLIYGSLQEPTLKNWSRVTHVSVTLAVVISVMFAACGYMTFTGYTEGDIFENYCRGDNLATFGRFCYGVTVILTFPLECFVTREVIANVFFHGNLSTVFHIVLTVVIIAVATGVSLVYDCLGIVLELNGVLSATPLVFIIPTACYLRLSKERWTHSDSLISCLILAVGVLVMTVGFVLTVLHPQECSHGKEMFYCFPSNDSFPNSTFPP is encoded by the exons ATGGAGCACGGTGGGCCGGAGCCGCTGCCGGCCGCTGCTCACCAG GCAGAAACAGATGACCGAACAGCCCTCGTTGATAAGCCCAAGAATAAAGGAGGAAATGGTGATCTGGCATCAGCTGGCTTTAACATTATCAACTCCATCATAGGATCAGGCATTATAG GATTGCCATATTCAATGAAGGAAGCCGGTTTTCCGCTAGGAGTACTGCTTTTATTTGTGGTTGCCTATATCACAG ATTATTCCATTATATTACTGATTAAAGGAGGAAACCTCTCCAGTACCAACACCTATCAAGAGCTGGTCAGAAAAACATATGGTCTTGTAGGTTATCTGATTCTTTCAACTCTTCAATTTTTATATCCGTTTATTG ctATGATCAGTTACAACATAATAACAGGAGATACTTTAACTAAAGTTTTTCAGAGAATTCCTGGAG ttgAACCAGATAACGTGCTTACTGATCGTCACTTCGTAATTCTTCTTACCACCATCGTCTTTACCTTGCCTCTATCTTTATATCGCGACATAGCAAAACTGGGAAAG GTATCTCTTATTTCTCTGATTTTAACCATTGTCATACTGATTATTGTGATGGTGAGAACAGTAACACTGAGTCCACAAGT ACCTAAATCAGAAAATGCGTGGGCATTTGCAAAACCAAATGCAGTACAAGCCATTGGGGTGATGTCATTTg CATTCATCTGCAACCATAACAGCTTTTTAATATATGGGTCTCTGCAAGAACCCACATTAAAGAACTGGTCTCGAGTCACACATGTGTCTGTCACACTCGCTGTTGTTATCAGTGTCATGTTTGCTGCGTGTGGATATATGACTTTCACAGGATACACAGAAG GAGATATATTTGAAAACTACTGTAGAGGTGACAACCTTGCTACATTTGGAAGGTTTTGTTATGGAGTTACTGTAATTCTGACCTTCCCCCTTGAATGTTTTGTGACAAGAGAG GTGATTGCCAATGTGTTTTTTCATGGGAACCTCTCAACAGTTTTCCATATTGTTCTGACAGTGGTTATCATTGCTGTGGCGACGGGTGTATCACTAGTGTATGATTGCCTTGGAATAGTTTTAGAGCTGAAT GGAGTTCTGAGTGCTACCCCACTTGTTTTTATCATCCCAACAGCGTGTTATCTAAGGCTGTCCAAAGAGCGATGGACCCATTCAGACAGCCTCATATCCTGCCTGATTCTTGCTGTCGGTGTGCTAGTGATGacagttgggtttgttttgacTGTCTTGCATCCCCAGGAATGTAGCCATGGAAAAGAAATGTTCTACTGCTTCCCTAGCAATGATTCTTTTCCCAACAGTACATTTCCACCATAG